Proteins encoded by one window of Vicinamibacterales bacterium:
- a CDS encoding 50S ribosomal protein L25, translating to MDATLKAEPRAERGKNEARRLRAAGKIPAVVYGTERGKATEIAVDPRVLLRILHSQSGVNTLIGLEGAGLAAGGKVLVKEYQLDPIDHRLLHADFFAVAMDKTLEVTVSIVLKGEPKGVKQQGGIVDFVNREIEVECLPADIPEHIDVDISELMLHQGLRVRDLPKSDKWAPVSDLDMMIVHVVTVKVEEAPAADAAAAATATAATPAEPEVIKKGKKDEEKDDKK from the coding sequence ATGGACGCCACACTGAAAGCAGAACCCCGCGCCGAGCGCGGCAAGAACGAAGCACGGCGCCTGCGCGCCGCCGGCAAGATCCCGGCCGTGGTCTACGGCACCGAACGGGGCAAGGCGACCGAGATCGCGGTCGACCCGCGGGTGCTGTTGCGCATCCTCCACTCCCAGTCGGGCGTGAATACGCTCATCGGGCTGGAAGGGGCCGGGCTGGCCGCCGGCGGCAAGGTGCTCGTCAAGGAATACCAGCTCGATCCGATCGACCACCGGCTGCTGCACGCCGACTTCTTCGCGGTCGCGATGGACAAGACGCTCGAAGTCACCGTGTCGATCGTGCTGAAGGGCGAGCCGAAGGGCGTCAAGCAGCAGGGGGGCATCGTCGACTTCGTCAACCGCGAAATCGAAGTCGAGTGCCTGCCGGCCGACATTCCCGAGCACATCGACGTCGACATCAGCGAGCTGATGCTGCACCAGGGTCTCCGCGTGCGCGATCTGCCGAAGAGCGACAAGTGGGCGCCGGTGAGCGATCTCGACATGATGATCGTGCACGTCGTGACCGTGAAGGTCGAGGAGGCGCCTGCGGCCGATGCCGCGGCTGCCGCGACCGCGACAGCGGCGACGCCGGCCGAGCCGGAGGTCATCAAGAAGGGCAAGAAGGACGAGGAGAAGGACGACAAGAAGTAG
- a CDS encoding ribose-phosphate pyrophosphokinase, translated as MSSRHLKVFPGSAHRALAEEIAEFLQVPVGRAKLLRFPDTEVSFQIDENIRGTDVFVVQPTCADVDRHLVELCVMIDAFRRSSAARITAVIPYYGYARQDRKDKPRVPISAKLMANLITAAGANRVLTMDLHKAQIQAFFDIPVDHLFAAPVIIEHLRAYEASDLTIVSPDAGGAERARAYAKRLGAELAIIDKRRSEDGSAEVMNVIGDVAGRTCILQDDIIDTAGTIVKAANALKANGAGRVIACAVHGVLSGPAIERLESAPIDQVVITNTIPLMTDRAKSCSKIRQLSVARLLGQAIRSIHEETSVSSLFV; from the coding sequence ATGTCGAGTCGACATCTCAAGGTGTTTCCCGGAAGCGCGCACCGCGCGCTGGCCGAGGAGATCGCGGAGTTCCTGCAGGTCCCGGTCGGGCGCGCGAAGCTGCTGCGGTTCCCGGACACGGAGGTCTCGTTCCAGATCGACGAGAACATCCGCGGGACCGACGTGTTCGTGGTGCAGCCGACGTGCGCAGACGTCGACCGTCATCTGGTCGAGCTGTGCGTGATGATCGATGCGTTCCGCCGCTCGTCGGCGGCGCGCATCACGGCGGTGATTCCCTACTACGGCTACGCGCGGCAGGACCGCAAGGACAAGCCGCGCGTGCCGATCTCGGCGAAGCTGATGGCCAATCTCATCACCGCCGCCGGGGCGAATCGCGTGCTGACGATGGACCTGCACAAGGCGCAGATCCAGGCGTTCTTTGACATTCCGGTCGATCACCTCTTCGCGGCGCCGGTGATCATCGAACATCTGCGCGCCTACGAGGCGTCGGACCTGACCATCGTGTCGCCGGACGCGGGCGGGGCCGAGCGCGCGCGCGCCTACGCCAAGCGGCTCGGCGCCGAGTTGGCGATCATCGACAAACGGCGCAGCGAGGACGGCAGCGCCGAGGTGATGAACGTGATTGGCGACGTCGCCGGCCGGACCTGCATCCTGCAGGACGACATCATCGACACGGCCGGGACGATCGTGAAGGCGGCCAACGCGCTGAAGGCGAACGGCGCGGGCCGGGTCATCGCCTGCGCCGTGCACGGCGTGCTGTCCGGCCCGGCGATCGAGCGCCTCGAATCGGCGCCGATCGACCAGGTGGTGATCACCAACACGATCCCGCTGATGACCGATCGCGCCAAGAGCTGCAGCAAGATCCGGCAGCTCTCGGTCGCTCGGCTGCTGGGACAGGCGATTCGGAGCATCCACGAGGAGACATCGGTCTCCTCACTGTTCGTGTAA
- the ispE gene encoding 4-(cytidine 5'-diphospho)-2-C-methyl-D-erythritol kinase, whose product MATRVKLTVRAHAKVNLDLRVLGVRPDGYHELRTVFQTIEVHDTLVCAARSGPFTLTCRAPGVPVDAGNLVWKAAAALWSALGRDGELRDVAVRIDKKIPLEAGLGGGSADAAAALMALGRLWGGAPLGLLREIGATIGADVPFFLSGGTALGLGRGEEIYPLVDLPPHFVVVVRPPFGVSTAEAYAWYDEDRAAGQRDENREFQLLPVPWPSRAAQMVNDLEPPVMRRHPEIGVVKQQLRELGATAAAMSGSGSAVFGLFRSRAAAERALKPLSGNGARALLTRTLSRPEHERRGRPVARRAGSRRV is encoded by the coding sequence GTGGCGACGCGCGTGAAGCTGACCGTTCGTGCGCATGCCAAGGTCAATCTCGATCTGCGCGTGCTCGGCGTCAGGCCCGACGGCTATCACGAGCTGCGGACGGTGTTTCAGACGATCGAGGTGCACGACACACTGGTCTGCGCGGCGCGGTCAGGTCCGTTCACGCTCACGTGCCGCGCGCCTGGCGTGCCGGTCGACGCGGGCAATCTGGTCTGGAAGGCGGCCGCGGCGCTCTGGAGCGCGCTCGGCCGGGACGGCGAGCTTCGCGACGTGGCCGTGCGGATCGACAAGAAGATCCCGCTCGAGGCGGGGCTCGGGGGCGGCAGCGCCGACGCGGCCGCGGCGCTGATGGCGCTCGGCCGGCTGTGGGGCGGGGCGCCGCTCGGTCTGCTGCGGGAGATCGGCGCGACGATCGGCGCCGACGTGCCGTTCTTCCTGTCTGGCGGCACGGCGCTCGGGCTCGGCCGCGGCGAGGAGATCTACCCGCTCGTCGATCTGCCGCCGCATTTCGTCGTCGTCGTCCGCCCGCCGTTCGGCGTGTCGACGGCCGAGGCGTACGCGTGGTACGACGAGGACCGCGCCGCCGGTCAGCGCGACGAGAATCGCGAGTTCCAGCTGCTGCCGGTGCCGTGGCCGTCGCGCGCGGCGCAGATGGTCAACGACCTCGAGCCGCCGGTGATGCGGCGGCACCCCGAGATTGGCGTCGTCAAGCAGCAGTTGCGCGAGCTCGGGGCGACGGCTGCGGCGATGTCGGGGAGCGGTTCGGCGGTGTTCGGGCTGTTTCGCAGCCGGGCGGCCGCGGAGCGCGCCCTTAAACCGTTGTCCGGTAACGGCGCCCGGGCGCTGCTGACCAGGACGTTGAGCCGGCCGGAGCACGAGCGGCGCGGCCGCCCGGTGGCCCGCCGCGCCGGTTCGCGGCGGGTCTGA